The proteins below come from a single Pristiophorus japonicus isolate sPriJap1 chromosome 18, sPriJap1.hap1, whole genome shotgun sequence genomic window:
- the mrto4 gene encoding mRNA turnover protein 4 homolog isoform X1: MPRSRRDKRVSLTKTTKKGLQIKQNLIEELRKCVDTYKNLFVFSIENMRNNKLKDMRSAWKHSRFFFGKNKVMMVALGRGPADEYKDGLHKVSKQLQGEVGLLFTNRTKTEVIEWFDQYTESDFARSGNRATMAVTLDAGPLPQFTHSMEPQLRQLGLPTTLKKGVVTLLSDHDVCKEGASLTPEQARLLKLLGIEMAAFKVTINSMWNSETGEIELLSATDVSGKSSKEAEEMEDEQE, encoded by the exons ATGCCGCGATCCCGCCGCGACAAGCGGG TTTCTTTGACTAAAACAACTAAGAAAGGGTTACAAATCAAACAAAACCTGATCGAGGAG TTACGAAAATGTGTGGACACCTACAAGAATCTTTTTGTCTTTTCTATTGAGAACATGAGAAATAACAAATTGAAAGACATGCGGAGTGCCTGGAAACACAGCCG GTTTTTCTTTGGTAAAAACAAAGTGATGATGGTGGCTCTGGGAAGGGGACCAGCGGACGAGTACAAGGATGGTTTGCACAAG GTCAGTAAACAGTTGCAAGGTGAAGTTGGTCTCCTGTTTACTAATCGCACAAAGACGGAGGTGATTGA GTGGTTTGATCAGTACACGGAGTCCGATTTTGCTCGGTCTGGGAACAGAGCTACAATGGCCGTTACACTTGATGCTGGGCCGCTGCCACAGTTCACGCACTCTATGGAGCCACAGCTGAGGCAGCTCGGGTTACCAACCACGCTGAAGAAAG GTGTTGTGACGTTATTGTCTGATCATGATGTGTGCAAAGAAGGTGCCTCACTGACCCCCGAACAAGCACGTCTTCTG AAACTACTTGGTATTGAGATGGCGGCGTTCAAAGTGACGATAAACAGTATGTGGAACTCTGAGACGGGTGAAATTGAGCTACTGTCAGCGACTGACGTTAGTGGGAAAAGCAGCAAAGAGGCGGAGGAGATGGAAGATGAGCAGGAGTGA
- the mrto4 gene encoding mRNA turnover protein 4 homolog isoform X2, with the protein MRNNKLKDMRSAWKHSRFFFGKNKVMMVALGRGPADEYKDGLHKVSKQLQGEVGLLFTNRTKTEVIEWFDQYTESDFARSGNRATMAVTLDAGPLPQFTHSMEPQLRQLGLPTTLKKGVVTLLSDHDVCKEGASLTPEQARLLKLLGIEMAAFKVTINSMWNSETGEIELLSATDVSGKSSKEAEEMEDEQE; encoded by the exons ATGAGAAATAACAAATTGAAAGACATGCGGAGTGCCTGGAAACACAGCCG GTTTTTCTTTGGTAAAAACAAAGTGATGATGGTGGCTCTGGGAAGGGGACCAGCGGACGAGTACAAGGATGGTTTGCACAAG GTCAGTAAACAGTTGCAAGGTGAAGTTGGTCTCCTGTTTACTAATCGCACAAAGACGGAGGTGATTGA GTGGTTTGATCAGTACACGGAGTCCGATTTTGCTCGGTCTGGGAACAGAGCTACAATGGCCGTTACACTTGATGCTGGGCCGCTGCCACAGTTCACGCACTCTATGGAGCCACAGCTGAGGCAGCTCGGGTTACCAACCACGCTGAAGAAAG GTGTTGTGACGTTATTGTCTGATCATGATGTGTGCAAAGAAGGTGCCTCACTGACCCCCGAACAAGCACGTCTTCTG AAACTACTTGGTATTGAGATGGCGGCGTTCAAAGTGACGATAAACAGTATGTGGAACTCTGAGACGGGTGAAATTGAGCTACTGTCAGCGACTGACGTTAGTGGGAAAAGCAGCAAAGAGGCGGAGGAGATGGAAGATGAGCAGGAGTGA